GTAGTTGTTGTAACAGCGGTTTGAGAATTCAAAGCTTGTGAAGCCACAGCTCCAACTGGAGCAGCAGTCTGGTTCTGATCAGTAGAGGCAACTGTGCTGGTGGCTGAAGGTTCCTGGGTAACGGCAACCTGCTGTGCCTGACTTTGCACACCCTGTCAACCAAAAAGCATAAGAAGGCAAGATGAGctacaaaataaatcaaaaggatAAATGTAATGCATGAGTGGAACTTACAGGACAACTTTGTGCATGCTCTTGTACTTGTCGATGCACTATTTGGATTCCACACCTATTGCAAACAACAGGAGAATTGCCAAAAACACATCCAGAACAATGAGATGTACACTCGGACAATGTTCCTTGCCATGTGCATCCACTCCTGTGATATAGGCAATGAACAGGTATTTTTCCAATAGTTTCAGCAAGTGCCTTATTTGACTCTGTAAGAGGCTGCAATTAAATTGAGACAAGCAAGTTCATAAATTGGTAGATGCCAAACAGCACCAAAACAGGAGCATTTGTAAGTAGAAGCAAGACAAATACCTTAGAATCCGCCTCAGTGACCAAGTAACCATCGTATGGGCAAGCTCTCGTTGTGCTCACTACATATGTCAAGCATGGTTTGCAGTATAAGTGAGTGCATTGTGACTGCATAGCCTCGCTTGGGTACACAAGGAGGCGACAAACTGGACAGAAGTACTCTCCCGCAAGTGATTGAATATTGACAATGCACTCATTATCGAATCCCATATTGAACTATAACTTTCCCCTCAATTCCAACTGAACATAAACCCTGAACACGAACGAAGCCAATCAACACTACATTCTATCATTAATGAATCAGAGAAGCTCATTACTAAAGGAGCTGATAGTGCAACAGTACACATTATAGCTAGCACTAGCATATAGctcaaaggaagaaaaacagcaatGTTAGTTAATATAATCAGATTCGTGAAGGGAACAATCATAGAACATTCGATTACGAATGAAAACAAGGGAAACAATGAAATAAATGGATTCGGATTAAAGCGgcaatgtaaaataaaaatcaataagaTTTCTCGAGAAATGTTCAGAACCTAAAATCTTGATAGGCGTTCCAATTCGAATAACAGAAACCCTCACTGCACAAAAAACCTgatagggaaaagaaaaatgaatcaATAGCAAGAACAAAGATGATTAGTcatagagaaaaaagaaagaaagaggaggTTACCAGGAGCTTGAAGATCGAAGGATCGCTGCAAGTGTCAGTGATTTTGTTTTCGAGAGGAAGAAAGGGTTTGAAAATCAgagataaaagaagaaaacgaaCACACAGAAAGAGGGAATGCGGTTTTGTGGTGTTGTGTATTTAAGAGTGACAGAAACGAATAAGGGTAACAGAGTTTGTTGAGCTTTGCTGCGTTGTGTGTGCAACCTTCCCATATGTCTTTCCGCCACTGAAGAAACGACGGCGTTGCCTattcatttctctttttcttttggggtttctctttattttttactccaatttaaaatatttatgagtAAACATCCCAAAACACCTGCCGAAGGCTTCCTTTGtttactattttaaaatatataagaagaatattttctttttttaacacTATCCGTAGATTTAGGAAGATTCGATGAAAGGACATCAATTCAAATCCTGGATTTTCGAATTGAGAGAGATATTGAGAGAGATCAAGAATTCTCGCTATTTCTTAGATTCATGGTATTGAATGAATATAGAAATTCTATTTCGAATATTTCGaaattttcttatatatataatataatatatatcaatgattatatatatatagattaaAACTATTCTAATagaatacaatataaaaaagagaTATTAGATAGAGAGATTTTGGGGATCTAAAATTGGAAATTCtatttttgttagttgtatATTAACACAAATAGAATGCCAATTTTGAGAATATTAATTCTAgtttctaattaaaaaaaagaaatatagtAAAACATCTGTTTTTTTGACATGAAATGAATATATCCATACATCTCAGACTTCCTTTTAGGTTATGAGATAataattatgaaataataaaaagataataagatATGGCAAAACCTATACCCAAAATTGGTTCGCGTAAAAATGGACGTATTGGTTCACGTAAACATGCTCGTAAAATACCAAAGGGCGTTATTCATGTTCAAGCTAGTTTCAACAATACCATTGTCACTGTTACCGATGTACGGGGTCGGGTAATTTCGTGGTCCTCCGCAGGTACTTGTGGATTCAAAGGTACGCGAAGGGGAACACCATTTGCCGCCCAAACCGCAGCAGGAAATGTTATTCGAACAGTAGCGAATCAAGGCATGCAACGAGCAGAAGTCATGATAAAGGGTCCCGGTCTCGGAAGAGATGCGGCATTAAGAGCTATTCGTAGAAGTGGTATACTCTTAAATTTTATACGGGATGTAACCCCTATGCCACATAATGGGTGTAGGTCCCCTAAAAAACGACGTGTGTAAtgtaaaacaaaagataaaaatagaaaacatagAATAaatttcaagacaagagaaataaacaattcaaggatttgaaaaaaagaattgattaCTATGGTTCGAGAGAAAATTAGAGTATCTACTCGAACACTACAGTGGAAGTGTGTTGAATCAAGAGTAGACAGTAAGCGCCTTTATTATGGACGCTTTATTCTGTCTCCACTTATGAAAGGCCAAGCTGATACAATAGGCATTGCGATGCGAAGAGTTTTGCTTGGAGAAATAGAGGGAACATGTATCACACGTGCAAAATCTGAGAAAATACCACATGAATATTCGACCATAGTAGGTATTCAAGAATCAGTACAtgaaattttaatgaatttgaaagAAATAGTATTGAGAAGTAATCTGTATGGGACTCGAGACGCATCTATTTGTATCAACGGTCCCGGATATGTAACCGCTCAAGACATCATTTTACCACCTTCTGTGGAAATTGTTGATAATACGCAACATATAGCTAACCTAATAGAACCCATTAATTTGTGTATTAGATTACAAATCGAGAGGAATCGCGGATATTGTATAAAAAGACTAAAAAACTTTCAAGACGGAAGTTATCCTATAGATGCAGTATTCATGCCTGTTCGAAACGCAAATCATAGTATTCATTCTTATGTGAATGggaatgaaaaacaagaaatactCTTTCTCGAAATATGGACAAATGGGAGTTTAACTCCTAAAGAAGCGCTTTATGAAGCCTCCCGTAATTTGATTGACCTATTTATTCCTTTTTTACATGCGGGAGCAGAAAacttgaaattagaaaaaaatcaacACAAAGTTACTTTACCCGGTTTCACTTTTCATGATACATTGGCTAAACtattggaaagcatgattaggggagaattgagtgaatcaaccccaaacaccgagcgactagagtgcaaacacttccggtgagggttcgatgctcaattccttgattcccggctttcatgagcattcttcttgcaagtcttcTTAAACTtcacttttatatttaaattggtAGGACTCATGAAACGTTATATGATCTTAagccctacttgtgcatgtacgtcttggagattgatttatttttaaccaagtaggtagaatcatttttgcatttagttgcatgcatatagttCCTTTGCTTTGAATAAGTGTCATATCCCTtatttcattcttggtttagcatgaggacatgctaaggtttaagtgtggggaggttgacaaacgtGTGTAAtgtaaaacaaaagataaaaatagaaaacatagAATAaatttcaagacaagagaaataaacaattcaaggatttgaaaaaaagaattgattaCTATGGTTCGAGAGAAAATTAGAGTATCTACTCGAACACTACAGTGGAAGTGTGTTGAATCAAGAGTAGACAGTAAGCGCTTTTTGCAAACGTGCGAGTTTGTTGAATTACactattcaaaattaatatttatatgataaatcaCTATTAATACTATTTATTCAATATAAATACTAGTTTTattcaatataaataatatcCTAGAGTAGCTGTTAATACGAATAACAGAAACTCTGTTAGAGCCATTTCTGTACATTCGATGTACTCTACGGATAGAGGAATACATAGAGTTGAACATAGTAAAATAAGAAATTGAAAGATTTCGTtgaccccaatttgacggtttatcttgtattgaatttagagtattttgtagaccttttctcacatttacccaatgaaatagcatggttttgtatattctcctttaattgtgcttaagagtgaaaacatgctttttaggactcaaaatagataaatttaattcaccttgattctattagatgccttgatatgcttgttaagtgatttaaggtttaggaggcaaagattggatcaagggaatgaagaaagaagcatgaaaagttggagagctcatgaagaaatgaaagaaccggaaagctgtcaagccgacctcttcgcacttaaacgaccataacttgagctacagaggtccaaatgatgcggttctagttgggttagaaagctaacatccggggcttcgaaacgatataagatttgccatagttgctacacgtatggtggcgctcacgcgcatagtacgcgcacacACCGTTgttgccacctggttcacttaaagcaaaacgtggccagcgaattctaaagccttgtgggcccaatccaactcatttctgatgctatttaacccaaggaatgaagagggaaacacatgttagttaccattagtcatagtttagttctagaagtagtttctagagagagaagctcccacttctctctaggattaggattaggattaggtttagttcttagatctagattatatttgaattaaagGAATTGGTATGTTAATGCAGCAGTAAGAAGAGGTAATACAAAAGTATGTAAACTATAAAAACGAGTCAAGGTAGAATGTCCTACACTAGCACTTCCCTTAATAATTCCACGACAGACGATCCTATTCCGGGAATAGCTTCGGGTACTCCTGTTACAATTTTGACTGCCCAATAACCAATTTGGTCCCAAGGTAAGGAATAACCAATTACACCAAAAGATGCGGTCAATACAGCCAAAACAACGCCCGTAACCCACGTCAATTCACGAGGTTTTTTAAAACCGCCGGTAAGATACACACGAAATACGTGCAGGATCATCATTAAAACCATCATACTTGCCGACCATCGATGAACAGATCGGATTAACCAACCAAAGTTATCCTCAGTCATTATATATTGAACCGAAGCAAAAGCCTCAGTAACGGTCGGACGATAATAAAAGGTCATAGCAAACCCCGTTGCTACTTGGACTAAAAAGCAAGTAAGTGTAATTCCTCCTAAACAATAGAATATGTTGACATGGGGAGGGACATATTTACTAGTTATATCATCG
The genomic region above belongs to Arachis duranensis cultivar V14167 chromosome 3, aradu.V14167.gnm2.J7QH, whole genome shotgun sequence and contains:
- the LOC127745629 gene encoding 30S ribosomal protein S11, chloroplastic, whose amino-acid sequence is MAKPIPKIGSRKNGRIGSRKHARKIPKGVIHVQASFNNTIVTVTDVRGRVISWSSAGTCGFKGTRRGTPFAAQTAAGNVIRTVANQGMQRAEVMIKGPGLGRDAALRAIRRSGILLNFIRDVTPMPHNGCRSPKKRRV